In Stigmatopora nigra isolate UIUO_SnigA chromosome 21, RoL_Snig_1.1, whole genome shotgun sequence, the genomic stretch agggggcgcagtgttttagtacgtgcagacatcatgaattgacatttatttatgttcttatgttattctcttgttcataatatattgttcataatgtaaaaggaaaattctgttaataaacattttgataaattactcgttctttgcactaattattagtattagtgactaatacaaaggaaaaaaagtgggcttattgttagttctatgtaaatttgcaatgagtttactggtccggcccacttgatctcaaattaagctctattcggcccgcagaccaaaggagtttgacacccctgctctagtcgTTTGCAATCTGAACGTTGACACACAACTTAACTTAAAACTGTTACGTGAAATATCAATcaaacattttactttttctaatttaaaaaaagggcatTCTTCATCCAACTAGACGATATCAAGACTTTTCTAACAGCACACTAAATTTCGCACCATACTTTCTTGGGCCTATAATGAAAAGCAAAGAATTAAGTGCGACGGTATTAGGGTGGATGGGCAGGCGGTTCTAATCGTTTggaatctgtactgacacttaAAATTTACAACTTAAAATTGTTACGTGAAATATCAATCCAATGACGTTTGActtctaatttttaaaaatgaaaagaaaagaataaagtGCGAGAGGCCTAGCATAACGTTGTTCCAAAAGGGAAAACTTCCTAGTTTTGGGCATCATTAGGACACATGACAGTGATAGACTGAcagaaaaacataattttgagcTAGTTTTTTGTCTCACCTCCTTCTTTGGCATACTGTAGAGTATTATGGTCCAAATGTGCAGAATGCATATTTGAGcaaattttcatcatttctgtGCACATTACAGGAAATAAAGTTTACAAATGTTATTCTGGTTTTCATTATTGTGAACTTTATTTAGGACAAACATTACACATGAGGGTGGATGAAAGTGACAATTCCTGCAACAGTTGGCTCAACGGGAAAGATCATGcagaaaacacaggaaaaataaatgcaaattcaGTGGTGCACTCTTAATTAAACGATGttaatcttttaaaaattaacCAACATCTTTGACTACAGAGGAGTAAATAGTGAAGCTAATTGCAggtatatttgaaatatttacacCTTTTTTCAGTCTATTTAATTTACTTCATTGCGGTCATATTGCACATGTACAGGCTTTTAAGCTTTAAACATCTAAATTGACACTGAAAATTGATTTTCTTGGAgcattttatgtatttactttttttatgtattcaatACTCATGATCCTTCGAGTTAAtcttatttaaataatttggcaaaaatatccaaaaccaCATTTTGTAGAATGATTTCAGATGTTCACAGGACTAAGAAGACCTAAACTTTCTACACCTGACATTGTTCTTATTCCGACAAAAACCTGAACATACAGGAGCAACAATGAGTTTGTGAATTCGTTAGTAGTTCCTATGATTGCAACGCAATTGTTCTTCCAACCGCCGTCAGTCTCGGACCTGCCGCAGCGAGGAAAGGAGCAGTGGCAGCAGATTGAGAGCAGGTCGGTTGTCCTGCAAACCCAGAGCCACTAAAGTGCTGGCCAGGAGGGAGGTGACTCTAGTGACAACTGGAGGCTGCGCTGGCATGACCTGCACAGATCGTTGCAATGAAAGTATACTTTGCCTTTATGATACATGTGAAGTATTTGACATAGGcgtgggcgatatgacaaaaagtgttatcatgataaaaaaataaatgttggtacagtgttcccccgctacttcgcgcttcagttaacgcggacgcagaggttcgcagatttttttggggaaaaaatatattacattgaaacaacatattttagttttttttgttataacatgaatttcactctctctacccgtattctatatggtgtactgtatacaggggggtaaaaaaaaataataattggaattaaattcaaattaagcattttggaaggggaatccctacttcgcggaaatgcacttatcgcgggtggtcccggtccccattaaccccgataagcgagggaacactgtattgataTTATCATAACTAATTATCTGAAACTTCAAACTTGTATGAGTAATAAATTCATTACttgttattcaattatgaaagtaactatgttaccttttttaaaaaaaaggtttttgtcATTCTGCAATAAAGAGAAGACAACTCCCTcaatgaaaattaatgaataataaaactttGACAGGAATCTTTATTTCTATAATTTTGTCTTCAAACCAAAACTTGCTATGAAGTAAATTAAATAATCAGCTAAAGATatcaccattggcaagcagcctcccaaaaagaaacaatgtaaatttacctcacaggtggttaaaaacaatttaaaagttGGATGAAATTAACCCATATTAACAAGTCTAAGATTTTTGCGACgttttcataacatttgcataaaatgggGAAGCTTCTTAATATCAAGAAAAGAATTACAtgctgtcctcaaatgaggcCAGTGAATTaaaatgggtttttttgtggtgtAATTGCAGGTCCTATTTACCGAACTTTAGCAAAAGTTATTCATGgttgacaaaaatgatttgacgaTAATTaccattattgatttattacACGTCTAGTTTGACTTGTGTACAAACATGAATGAGAGTAAAAGTCTTAAAAGTATCAGGCTatgtacaacttttttttttaccttttccacTTTATGACAGTGAATAAGTCCATCATTTCCTATGTAGAAAGTGGAGAAAGCATCATAGGACCTGTAAAAGATTCCATTCGTTCAGAATAAAGCAGattgtgatccttcaccactttgcggcTTGAGCATTCCTTGCTTCAGTACATCGtaaatcatatttcatatgtCATGTATATATCATATCATATATCATACATATTTGTAAATGCAAGATGGCGGTACGCACGGGAGCAGCGGCtcaatgctctccagtttggtgtcgttcgttatttactaacatctgcgaggcaatttttttcctcctgtcgccaggatttaattattCTCGGAAGGAGATGCGATAGATGCATCACAACAGACTGCCAACGGACCTACGATATCCCAgaggacatctcgagacctCCAGGATCCCcgtggatagtcagcccactcagagtacGTAGGAGGCggcgaagggaaagaaagcaaaggTGGCGATGCCGGGCGGACCAAGCTCCTAAGCTAAGGCGGCAACCACATCGGGCACCGCTTCAGAGTAACTTTTTGACCaacgccagatccatcacccacaaaatggatgagttggaacttcagattgctaccaacagctttgtcatGAACTGCAAtattattctcatcacggaaacgtggctacacccaCAAATCCCCGACGACGCGGTATCTCTACCTAACTGGACGCTATTTTGACACGATCGTTCAAAAGAAttaacaggaaaaagcaaaggaGGGGGACTTTGCGTGTTCATACACAACGAATGGTGTTGCCACAATAGGATCATTAGCACTCACTGctccccggatttagagctaTTGGCGATACGGTACAGGCCCTTCTATCTACACAGGGACCTAACGgttgtcattgtaatggctgtCTATATTCCAgcggatgctaacgttagcacgaCCCTTAacctctaaacttgcggtagcacaacacacaatcccttctgtgtaataacttcggggtgaggtaacatgaagaCGTTGGGCGTTGACCTGCATggaagttaatttaaatttgtttgtccaTTTAGGAgtgccgtggataaagtccccccggtgttttttcagagggttggaacaaattaatttgttttcaattcatttcaatgggaaacgttcgtccGAGTTACGAAAAGCTCGACATACGAAAAGCTCGACACACGAAAAGCTCGACATAGGAAAAGCTCGACATACGAAAAGCTCGACATGTGATCTCAGTCTCGGAATGGATTacgatcgtatgtcgaggtaccactgtacacgaAAGAGAGGCAGGAAAAAagacgctacaatgataaacagcctctcatgtcttggctacctggctttctcgtatctcaaaatttttctcgtatctagaaataattatttgcttgaaattttactcgtatttcgAAATGCTCATAAgtcggggtgctcgtatgtcgaggtaccactaaacggcttatatgcgagaaattatgGTAGTTGTAATTTAGGATTAGAGGCTCCACCAAAAAAACTAAGTTTCTACTCTTACCTTTACAATTACGACTTCACCAACTTCAGAAGTTGCCTTATACTTCTGAAGTTGGTGGAGTTGTCGCCCTCCCTCTGTTGTCATTGTGacggtggggaaaaaaatagtatcGGTAATATCATAATTTATTTACATCAGAGTAGACCAGCATCCCAATTGTATTTAACTGTAAATGTAATTGAAAATAGATTAACATTAACACAAGGAAAATGAAACCTATGGAAAATAGCTGCAATGAATACATGGATGTTTACCTGTACAGGTGTGATTTGTCTTTGCGGTAGAAGCGTAGCATCAGAGTGAAGAAGGGAAGACCATTAAGCCTCCATCGAGCCTTAATGGTCCTGTCTTCCATGTGCTTTGTCAGTTTAAGCACCTCCAGTCGGGCATCAGCGAAGTAGAAGAGACACATGAGGCGCCACAGCGAAAGAGTTAGCTGGTACATCACACGGCCTCTACAGTGTGATGGTCAGAAAATATATGAAAAGTTTAACCATATGAAGTAGTCTCAAACATGAATATGTAAGTATACCTTGTCTTCATATTGAGAAGTCCATTAATAAATTCTAGATCATGGGTGTACATAGTGTAGTCATGGTTCCCACGGAAGAAATTCGGAAGCTGCAAAATATAGTAGGTAATTACAATTCTCATATACTATGTATTTGGTACTTTATCTGATCTGCCTGGAGCTAGCTAGACACACATTGATAAGATGATTTGATTAATTTGATCCAGATTCAGTGCTGAAGTGGAGCGCAGCTGTTCAACTTCCAGTTAAATTTTATCAATTCAATCTTTGAATGTCGtttttaaatgcattgtttGGAATCTGTAGcaattttgaaattgaattgaaaagcTATATATTCTTAAACTGGTCGTTCGTCTGGTTGAGCTTTGTGATTGGTTGGCAAAAAATTCAGTGTCCTCTCTGTCTagtgttagctgggataggctctggcaccctcgccacttttgtgaggataagcgtctcaagaaatgaatgaatatacattttcgagaactaaaacaaattaaaaaaaattaaaaaaacatcaccacCCCATgatgcctgactttggtgcgggctgtctgggagggtgaccgtgattggttgtctctttcccagtgccctgcaattggttgggaacaaattcagggtgtcccctgcctgatgACTGtggttggctggaataggctccagtaaccccaacaacccttgtgaggataagtggtatggaaaatgaatgaacaaaacagGCATCTGTTTGAACATCAAACATATCTCTGTAGTGTATTCAGATGATTATGCGTTGAAATTTGATGTGAAAATCATTGcagtgtttattttgttttgttctttcagtaaaagttggaacAACCAGATTATCCGTCTTGAGGTGTGAAGGTCTTGTTTCTAAATGCTAGTAAAAGTCCATCTAACATTTAATTAGACAGCCATAATTTTGCATGTCAAATATTACAGGAtggtaacaaaaacaaagtcaaacatGCAATTTGATTCAGTACTTCATTCGTGATTTGAACTTGAAATAAAAGACGGTGTCTACATACCTCAGTCCTCAGTCTTTCATACGCCAAGGCCAATTTCTGCTCTCCTTCACTGTCTCCATCACTGACTGTCCCCATAGTTCTTGCTTCGTAGCTACAGAGAGAGGTGGGAGGCAGTTGGGACTTCATCATCTTTTGGTTTTTAAGTCCATTATCCTCCTTAGAGTTCAGTCGGCGATGGGCAATCAGTTCTGTTCCCGGGGAATGGAAACAATAAAACTGGGAGCCATAAATGTAGGGTGCTGGGCACCGCTCTGCTTCAAACAGGCTTCGAAAACAGCCATGCTGTCTATTTTGTGAGTGTACATTGTTTCTATTGAAGCTGTTGATGCTGATGTCATCCTCTCTGCTGCCATCAACAGTGGTTGTTAGGAAGGAAAGTTCAGAGGAGTTATGGTTCCCTGGAGCAAGTAGCTCTGCTAGTTTAGTCTGAGTGAAGAATGGGAACTCCACTGTGGTGTGTTCACCACTTAGTTCTTTAGGTCTCACTAACACACACATGCTGAGTGAGTCCTCCCAGTACTCTTCATGGTAAGCAACCCTCTGCGACCAGTTGGCATGATGTAAAGGGTGGGACGGAATCACTTGCTTGGCTGACTGATATCTCAAGCTGTTGGGGGGAGCCAGGGCACAAGATGCACTGCTGAGAGGATGTGTGGGGTTGATCCACTGCAAGTCAACTGGCTGAAAGACACACAAACTCCTTTTATCTTGAAtataaaatgaacacattttaaaacgGCCTTGGCATGCCTCGATATGCTGTATAAATTGTTGATGTGCATTTGAACATGAAAAGATTTAGCATGTCTACGCTCTTTTTCTGTTCCACACTAGTAATGTTTCTTAATAGACTTAAgaacagttttttcccacagacatcaggactctgaactggcgttagcacgacacacaatcccttctttacaataactttggggtgtgcaacaacaatgtgcaatatcttaaactgtggaatattttagaattcacctagccgggatgtgactttttaatactactattttttttcttgggaaaacgcaccttgtggagtagcaccaccaacttccttatatgcagctgtgtatgatgacaataaaggcttttgatttgataatgAGCTAATATTCGGTGTCAGTTAACCACTCAAACAATGAGATACAATACAAGAGCTGACAGTTGCCTTTTTATAGATAACCTAGCCTAATATGAACACTCAGCCATATACACACTACTTTACTGTCATGTTTTATGGAAGTACTTCTGAAAGCCAACTTCCTAACTGCGCCCTATTGTTGGAACACTTACAAAAGAggtattttcaatgttttttttcagatattaaatttgaaatatattaCTAGTATTCTATAAAATTGTACTTGTAGCTTTTAAGTCGTTAGTCGAACCTTCCCCAAACTACCTAACATAAACCCCAGTGAATTGTAGCAATTATAGTCCAGTGCCTAGTCTCTGGTATCTAAAAAGATAAATCTTTTAGTACTTTTGCAATCAGGGTTGAGGGCAGATCTCTCTCCTGAAGGCCCATGTAATAGTGACTAATGATTTGTTTTAGCAATAGTAAGGTCCTGTACTTCAGTGTTCTATGTGCAAGACTTCAGTTTATTTACACTGAATATTTCCATAAAAATGGATCTCCCAAAAAACTGGATGACTTTTCAGATCATGCCTCATTACATCGCCAGTGAAACAATTGATCCGAACACACCGTGTAAATAATATCAATGTTTCCCTAGAGAAAAGATCTCCGAACAATTCCACACAATGTGGATGCAAGATTCATTCCAACCAAACCAGGCCAGATCTGTCGTCCTCACCAATCGGATGTCTTGCAAAATGTATTCAAGCAGGAACTTAGCATCTTCACATTTTGATTTATTGCAGATGTGAAGCAACAATTAAGTGAATACTTCCACCTACTGGATAAATGATTAGTGGTAGAttagaccagtgattttcaaccactgtgccgtgcacactagtgtgccgtgagagattgTCAGGTGTgtcgtgagaaattatccaatatcctttttttttaaattaatatttattaatagttttctgcaaatatgatgtaattgtccagtgtccgtgctgtagtaaatatactatacagagtgtcattttgtaaaatttttggttagtggtgtgccacaaatttttccaatgtaaaaaatgtgccgtggctcaaaaaaggttgaaaaacactggatTAGACCCAAGAATTAGGTGCATACTGACACCTAGTGTAAAAGAGTGTGTACCACCCATTCCTCTACCTTGATTTCAACCTGTGCACTCGAGTATATCGAGTACACCTGCAAATAGTTGCCGACAATAAATGATCATGAAATTCGTTGGCAACAAAATCCTCGATTTCATCGATTCGTTTTTGCTGCCTTACTTGACAATTATGCCCTGTTGCTTTCTTGTCTATTAATAAAAACCAGCAATTGCTACAAAATGAGATAgaacagtgcttctcaaatagtggagTGTGCACCCTACCAAAGGGAAGCTAGGAGCAAACTAGTACTAACTGTTTCAGATGCAACATTACCTGAGAGATTGTGATTTAAGAAACTTTTTTGTTGGACTAGAATAAAGTGTAATTCCACATTCACTCGGTGGATGGTAGTGTCGCGCTAACTGTCAGAGGTCATTTCAGGAGTACAGTACCGACGAAGAACAAACATCATGGAAATGTGTATTGTAGGGATAGAAACACAGAGCAACAGAAAagtaattgagaagcactgccgtAGAGACTCTTAATGAGGGCAAAACAGTTTGATCACGTTACTCCTATACTGTGATTGTGTCCAGTCAAATATGGTTGCAATTTTAAGGTTTTGCTATGTACTTGCATTGTCGACTTAATGTTGCCATGGTTCTTCCCAAAATCTACATGTCTTTTGATGATGTCAATGGGAAAAGACAAGTTCACAAGTTAAAGAGTATTTTCAGGGCTCCATTAAATGACACACTAAGGAAATTTTGAATATCCTCCTCGGtagaaatatttaaatcttGATTTGATACCAAGACACTGCCATTAGGTAAATTTACCTGTAGGATTTTATTCTGCCATTTTTCCTTTCTCTCCCTCTGCATGCTAGAAGAGTGATAATGACCAAATTCAGCCTTAACGGTTGTGATGTGCTGACATAGTAAACGCTAcggtcagagcacgtttaactacggtATGATGGCGGCGCACCAAGCGAGCAATAGC encodes the following:
- the c21h6orf136 gene encoding uncharacterized protein C6orf136 homolog, giving the protein MAVSRRGVAFWVGCVRIHGRRPPTNKHIASLSKPVDLQWINPTHPLSSASCALAPPNSLRYQSAKQVIPSHPLHHANWSQRVAYHEEYWEDSLSMCVLVRPKELSGEHTTVEFPFFTQTKLAELLAPGNHNSSELSFLTTTVDGSREDDISINSFNRNNVHSQNRQHGCFRSLFEAERCPAPYIYGSQFYCFHSPGTELIAHRRLNSKEDNGLKNQKMMKSQLPPTSLCSYEARTMGTVSDGDSEGEQKLALAYERLRTELPNFFRGNHDYTMYTHDLEFINGLLNMKTRGRVMYQLTLSLWRLMCLFYFADARLEVLKLTKHMEDRTIKARWRLNGLPFFTLMLRFYRKDKSHLYRSYDAFSTFYIGNDGLIHCHKVEKVMPAQPPVVTRVTSLLASTLVALGLQDNRPALNLLPLLLSSLRQVRD